In Archangium violaceum, the following are encoded in one genomic region:
- the sitA5 gene encoding SitA5 family polymorphic toxin — protein sequence MLKHSDKSRPVDTRRCLRVGALALAALMLVTACATGAPRGGGLTAYRHRSSMPHDSPEAEPLDAEADDGGQGEAVFTKLPTDFAPVQVSDSEFTAALTTFWLNAPLRVATFRPPLHVGGRLALVSVSLSGEALSADLAQSYGHYCERCGTPGDCLTLFDDGPRFQDDDKRRLAVALAVGPALEGVNAEVRAMLDPTRVMMMLSITITVYMALLLAPVPEPVTKGATLVFSAAMWAYLGWEFFNLLKAYAELYEDAPRASTFAELRQIGERFGRVIGPNSVRILVVVATTAIGETSALASKAPNLPGFAQASERFAANTGLRLQDAVTGAERVIVSVPEGTVRLVLAPQAVAMAARGVAAGSPAPSRGRLLSNGHRAWGSYSGFKSAMGSAGLGKQWHHIVEQTPGNLRRFGGEALHNTENITALNAGLHTDVSAFYSSIREGITGSTTLTVRQWIGTQSYETQRQFGLKAIENIRRGIWRVR from the coding sequence ATGTTGAAACATTCCGACAAGTCGCGTCCTGTGGACACGCGGCGGTGCTTGCGCGTGGGGGCGCTGGCCCTGGCAGCGTTGATGCTGGTGACAGCGTGCGCCACGGGAGCCCCGAGGGGCGGAGGGTTGACGGCGTATCGTCATCGTTCGTCCATGCCGCATGATTCCCCCGAGGCGGAGCCGCTGGATGCGGAAGCCGACGACGGGGGCCAGGGAGAAGCTGTCTTCACCAAGCTGCCCACGGACTTTGCGCCTGTGCAGGTGAGTGACTCCGAGTTTACGGCAGCCCTGACAACATTTTGGCTGAACGCGCCGCTACGGGTAGCCACGTTCCGCCCCCCTCTGCATGTCGGCGGTCGGCTGGCGTTGGTCTCCGTGTCTTTGAGCGGGGAGGCTTTGAGCGCAGACCTGGCGCAGTCATACGGCCATTATTGCGAGCGGTGCGGCACCCCGGGGGATTGCCTGACACTGTTTGACGACGGGCCTCGCTTTCAAGATGACGACAAGCGCCGCCTTGCGGTTGCCCTGGCGGTAGGCCCTGCCCTGGAGGGCGTCAACGCGGAAGTGCGGGCAATGCTCGATCCCACGCGCGTCATGATGATGCTTAGCATCACCATCACGGTTTACATGGCGCTATTGTTGGCGCCCGTGCCCGAGCCCGTGACAAAGGGCGCGACCCTGGTTTTTAGCGCGGCCATGTGGGCTTATCTCGGGTGGGAATTCTTCAACCTGCTGAAAGCCTATGCGGAGCTTTACGAGGATGCGCCCCGAGCCTCTACCTTTGCCGAGTTGCGCCAGATAGGCGAGCGGTTCGGCCGTGTCATTGGCCCCAACAGTGTGCGGATTCTCGTGGTGGTGGCGACAACGGCGATAGGGGAAACGTCGGCGCTCGCATCCAAGGCTCCGAATCTACCGGGATTCGCGCAAGCTTCGGAGAGGTTCGCGGCCAATACTGGCTTGCGCTTGCAGGACGCGGTCACCGGAGCCGAGCGTGTCATTGTCTCGGTTCCCGAGGGAACGGTCCGACTCGTGTTGGCGCCTCAGGCCGTGGCCATGGCCGCCCGAGGCGTTGCCGCTGGGAGTCCTGCGCCGAGCCGGGGTAGGCTCCTCTCCAACGGACATAGAGCGTGGGGGTCGTATAGTGGCTTCAAATCGGCCATGGGGTCAGCGGGCCTGGGGAAGCAATGGCATCACATCGTGGAGCAGACACCGGGCAACCTGAGGCGGTTCGGGGGCGAGGCCTTACACAACACCGAGAACATCACCGCGCTCAACGCGGGGCTACACACCGACGTGAGCGCCTTCTACTCGTCGATCCGAGAAGGAATCACCGGCTCCACAACCCTGACGGTTCGGCAATGGATTGGCACGCAGTCATACGAAACCCAGCGTCAGTTCGGACTGAAGGCAATTGAGAACATCAGGAGAGGGATTTGGAGAGTCAGGTAG
- a CDS encoding putative sensor domain DACNV-containing protein, whose amino-acid sequence MAVLLYPRDHLQEALKRRAPNWLGNLRLVQVVGELLDLLFFASLSTEEGSATRVQVVVSPRIPLQDVEDSSEYLGSDVPRQRAWSVLPLKPQRLDLEALVKLSVVTEPGRTAVVLEHEESSGWQAVGIARLNTSTNGGNVLFLSTTAPGALSLVYAGTEIMRYERGQLAEPAPDIFISDGVVRSTILQSLGDLLSGVKNRIFMPSHGERVFERLVRGMRATGRGGLILVQPTPSLDSQQDIPKLVLTEPDILAAKIRNLFEASERGFGVAFREDERNDEWDEAMSLREWAQSEVDSLSDDIARLTAMDGALLLGPNLRVFGAGYKVGSSDTLPLYEAFDATGQSVSPVEYPLGIHGTRHRAAASFVASTGGFAFVASEDGPIKCLIKEQSRILFWKVRFPEI is encoded by the coding sequence ATGGCAGTTCTTCTGTATCCGCGCGATCACCTACAGGAGGCGCTGAAGCGGCGAGCCCCAAACTGGCTCGGCAACCTGCGGCTAGTGCAAGTCGTCGGCGAGCTTCTCGATCTCCTCTTCTTCGCGAGCCTCTCGACCGAAGAGGGTAGCGCCACCCGCGTGCAGGTTGTCGTATCGCCGAGAATACCTCTCCAGGATGTCGAGGACAGCTCTGAGTACCTGGGCTCGGATGTACCTCGACAGCGAGCCTGGTCTGTGCTCCCGCTCAAACCGCAACGGCTCGACCTGGAAGCGCTCGTCAAGCTCTCAGTCGTGACCGAGCCTGGTCGAACCGCCGTTGTCTTGGAGCACGAGGAGTCATCCGGCTGGCAGGCCGTGGGAATTGCCAGGCTCAACACCAGCACGAATGGCGGGAACGTTCTCTTCCTGTCCACCACTGCCCCTGGAGCCCTCTCGCTCGTTTATGCCGGCACCGAGATCATGAGGTACGAGCGCGGGCAGCTTGCCGAACCGGCTCCCGACATCTTCATCTCCGATGGCGTGGTGCGCTCCACCATCCTACAGTCGCTAGGGGATCTGCTCAGCGGGGTGAAGAATCGGATCTTCATGCCCAGCCATGGCGAGCGCGTTTTCGAAAGGCTCGTCAGAGGCATGCGAGCGACTGGTCGCGGAGGTCTCATTCTCGTCCAGCCGACTCCATCTCTCGACTCGCAGCAGGACATCCCGAAGCTCGTGCTCACCGAGCCCGACATCCTGGCAGCCAAGATCCGGAACCTCTTTGAAGCAAGCGAACGCGGGTTTGGAGTCGCCTTCCGGGAGGACGAGCGCAATGATGAGTGGGATGAGGCAATGAGCCTCCGCGAGTGGGCTCAGTCCGAGGTGGACTCACTGTCGGATGACATTGCGCGGCTTACCGCCATGGATGGCGCGCTCCTACTCGGGCCAAATCTTCGAGTTTTCGGCGCCGGATACAAGGTGGGCTCGTCCGACACCCTTCCACTCTATGAAGCATTTGACGCGACGGGACAGAGTGTTTCTCCTGTCGAATACCCCCTGGGGATTCACGGGACCAGGCACAGGGCTGCTGCGTCTTTCGTCGCTTCGACCGGCGGATTCGCCTTCGTCGCATCGGAGGATGGCCCAATCAAGTGCTTGATAAAGGAGCAAAGCCGGATCCTATTCTGGAAAGTTCGGTTTCCGGAGATCTAG
- a CDS encoding cupin domain-containing protein has protein sequence MGDTSVKKVDSQFSPKGQMGQKYLAGGIRVSMRLWENEQPAEPLPPTARDYETVGYVIKGRAELHLEGQVLLLNPGDSWLVPRGASHTYKILESFTAVEATSPPATVHGRDEKVRDDQAKA, from the coding sequence ATGGGCGACACCAGCGTGAAGAAGGTCGACTCCCAATTCTCCCCGAAGGGGCAGATGGGGCAGAAGTACCTGGCCGGAGGCATTCGGGTCTCCATGCGCCTGTGGGAGAACGAGCAGCCCGCCGAGCCGCTGCCCCCCACCGCGCGCGATTACGAGACGGTGGGCTACGTCATCAAGGGCCGCGCCGAGCTGCACCTCGAGGGACAGGTGCTGCTGCTCAACCCGGGCGACTCGTGGCTCGTGCCCAGGGGCGCCAGCCACACGTACAAGATTCTCGAGTCCTTCACCGCCGTCGAGGCCACCAGCCCGCCCGCCACCGTGCACGGACGCGACGAGAAGGTTCGCGACGACCAGGCCAAGGCCTGA
- a CDS encoding helix-turn-helix domain-containing protein: MVRNMVRPVGPPMLTVREVAEELAVCRATVYALLERGELERVWVGRSIRIPAASLEALLARGRR, from the coding sequence GTGGTGCGGAACATGGTGCGGCCGGTGGGCCCGCCGATGCTCACGGTGCGCGAGGTGGCGGAGGAGCTGGCCGTCTGCCGGGCCACCGTCTACGCGCTCCTCGAACGGGGGGAACTGGAGCGGGTGTGGGTCGGGCGCTCCATCCGCATCCCAGCCGCTTCGCTGGAGGCGCTCCTCGCCCGGGGGCGGCGCTGA